The segment CATGGCGAGGCGGTAACGGTCCGTGGCGAGGAGGGTGATCATGTCATCCTCGATCTCCATCCGGACACCGGTGAGGATCGGCAGGGTGTCATCCCGGCTTGCGGCGATGATGACCTGCGAAACAGCCTGGGCGAAGGCGTCGCCGGGCAAGGTTCCACTGATGGCGGGAAGCGCCGGAAGCGGCGGGTATTCGGATTCCGGCATTGTGGCGAGATGGAAGCTGCTTCGACGGCACGTGAGGGTGACCTTGCTGCCATCGGTTTCGATTTCGACAGGAGCCGATGGGAGGCTGCGGCAGATATCTGCCAAAAGGCGCCCGGAAACCAGGATGGTTCCCTCGGTGGTGATGTCAGCTGGAATCTCAAGGCGCGCGGAGGTCTCGTAGTCAAAGCTCGAGAGACTCACTGTTCCGGCTTCTGCCTTGAGCAGGAGACCTGAGAGTACCGGGACGGGCGGCCGCGGAGACAAGGACCGGGCTGTCCATGTGACGGCTTCTGCCAGGACATCCCGCTCGACTCTGAACTTCACGGAAGGGTGCCGCCTTTCATTGCTGCTGCCAGTGTTCCACCGGAAACTCCCCCAGGAGCCCCGAAAACCAGCGCCCGGAACCCGAAAGCTGCATGGTCCGCAGCGAGCGAACTACAAAGCAGCGCCAAGGATGGACGCGATGCAGACAGCTTAGCCGGAACTTCGGGCATTAACCCATCCCCGGCCTGCTGGCTTGTGGTTCGAAGCAGCCACGGGCTGCGGCGTTGGGTGGGCGGAAGGAGATTGTTATTTGAGGGAATTCATTTTTTTGGGATTAGTAGTGTTAATAACCCCTGTGGAAACTGTGGATAACCGCCCCTGGACCCGCAGTTCCGCGGTTAAGCCCTGTTCACCATATGTGGGTGACAGGGGTTTTAAACAGGGTGTGGACGTGGATAACCCCCAGGCCCGTTTTTAACGATCCACAGACGGCTTAAGGGTTTTAAGCCCATTAACCGTGCTTGTCCCCTTAAGTATCCACAGGCTTATCCACATGTGCCTGTTAATAAGGTATGTAGTACCTCGAGGGAGTGAGTCAGGAATCGCGTTGTTGCTGCTTGATGCGGTTGGTTAGCTCAGTCACTTGGTTGTAGATCACACGGCGCTCGGCCATCAGTTCGCGAATCTTGCGGTCGGCGTGGATCACTGTGGTGTGGTCGCGGCCGCCAAGCTCCTGGCCGATCTTCGGCAGGGACATGTCCGTGAGCTCGCGGCACAGGTACATGGCGATCTGCCGCGCGGTCACCAAGGTGCGCGTGCGGGACTTGCTGCAAAGCTCTTCCATGCTGAGCTTGAAGTACTCGGCCGTCTGCTTCAGGATCTGGTCGGCCGTGATCTCCTGGGCGCCGTCGTCGGTGATCAGGTCCTTCAGCACCATTTCGGCGAGGGCCACATCGACGGGCTGGCGGTTGAGGCTGGCGAACGCAGTGACGCGGATCAGCGCGCCTTCGAGCTCGCGGATGTTGCTGGAGATCTTGGAAGCGATGTACTCCAAGGCGTCGTCGGGGGCGGACAATCCCTCGCTCTGGGCCTTCTTGCGGAGGATCGCAATGCGGGTTTCGAGTTCTGGCGGCTGGATATCGGTCAGCAGGCCCCATTCGAAACGGGACTTCATGCGGTCCTCGAAGCCGGCCAGTTGCTTGGGCGGGAGGTCCGAGGTGATGACCACCTGCTTGTTGTTGTTGTGCAGGGCGTTGAAGGTGTGGAAGAACTCCTCGAGCGTCCGGTCCTTGCCCGCCAGGAACTGGATGTCGTCAATCAGGAGCACGTCGACGTTGCGGTACGTGGTCTTGAAGCTGGCGCCTTCGTCGTCGCGGATGGAGTTGATGAAGTCGTTGGTGAACTCTTCGGAATTCACGTAGCGTACCCGGATGCCGCTGTAGAGACGGCGGGCATAGTGGCCGATCGCGTGCAGCAAGTGCGTCTTGCCGAGCCCGGAATCACCGTAGATGAACAGCGGGTTGTAAGCCTTGGCCGGTGCTTCCGCGACCGCGACCGCCGCAGCATGGGCAAAGCGGTTGGAAGAACCGATCACGAAGGTGTCAAAGACGTACTTCGGGTTGAGCCGGCCGAATTCGTGCGAAGTACTCGGCGGTGTGGGCTGCGGCTTCAGTTCGACGGCCAGGTCGTTCGCGGAAGAGAGTTCGACGGCGGGCACCGGCTCTTCGTGGATGGGCACCAGATCCGTGTCGACGTCGATCGCGCACCGGATGTCGTCGGAAAACACGCTGCGGAGGGCGTCATCGAGGGCGTCCTTGACTTGCGTCTGGAGAACCTCGCGGGTGAGCTCGTTGGGTACGGCCACCAGAAGGGTGGAGCCGATGAGGCCTTGCGCCTGCGCAAGGATGACGAAACCACGCTGCCGGGGTGTGACGCGATCGTCTTGTTCCAGCAGGCTCAGCACCCGCCGCCAGGAACTTCCGACCGTGTTGGCGTGGTTGGCTTCGTCTACCGTCATCAATTGGTTCCCTCGAGTGCTTGCTTGCCTGGACTGCGGCAGCCGAAGGTCCGTGGCCGATCAAAGGGCGTGGATTCCGAACCGAATCCACAGGGTTATGCACAGTCCGTGGATAATCGGCTACTGAGACACTCTAGGGGATGGAAACTCCAGAAGATAGCTGGGAAGAAGCTTGTGGATAATTACACCGTTGTGGTTCTGAAACGGGGTCTGTGAGCCACTTCATCCACAGGCTGGCGGGGGTAGTTAGCCACAGCTGGGGATAGCGGGCACTGCGGCTCCCGGTTTGACCTGGAGGGTCTTTTTGCCCTAACGTTGTGAAGTCCTATGTGTCCGCTTTTTGACCGCCCGCATCTCCGGTAAATCCGGCGTTGGGCGGCGGCGGATACTCAATAAACTTAGCGTCGGCCAGTTCTTCCCCTTTTGATCGGGTGGGCGCACCTTTGATCCACTGGAGTAACTAACGTGAGCAAGCGGACTTTTCAGCCGAATAACCGCCGTCGGGCCAAGAAGCATGGCTTCCGCCTTCGTATGCGCACCCGTGCCGGCCGTGCCATCCTGGCCGCCCGTCGTGGCAAGGGCCGCGTCGAACTGTCGGCCTAAATAACTGACTCGTCGGTCAGCCTTCCAAGCGAGTTAATAGGTGCTAGCCGCCCGTAACCGTCTACGGACTTCTACCGACTTTTCAACAACTGTACGTTCCGGCGTCCGCAATGGACGCCGGAACTTAGTGTTATATACGGCATCTATTGGTGCCGGAGAACCGAGCCGCATCGGCTTCATCGTTTCCAAAGCTGTCGGGAACGCTGTGACCAGGAACCTCGTTAAGAGGAGACTGAGAGAAGCAGGTGCTTTGTCTTTGAATAGGCATGGCACGGGTCTTGCTGTTGTGGTCCGGGCGTTGCCCGCGGCTGCGACAGCGAGCTGGGACCAGCTGCTGACGGATTACAACGCCGCCTTGGCGGCAACCACGAAACGGCTCGGCGGATCCTCTCCGCGAGTTGTTTCGCCCACCCAGGGCACCACAACGGAAGGGACACCGCGTGCATGAGCTGAACGCCGCCGTCGTCCGCTTCTTTAGAGTCGCTCCGGGGATCCTCGGAAAATTTCTGTGGGAGCTGCCGCGCAACGTCCTCATCATCTTGTTGAAGACGTATCGCAGGATCATCTCTCCCTTGTACGGCCAGGTGTGCCGATTCTTCCCATCCTGCTCGGCGTATGCCCTCGAAGCGGTGACGGTACATGGTGCCGTCAAGGGAAGTTGGCTCGCAGTGCGGCGCCTTGCGCGTTGCCACCCCTGGAACGCCGGCGGCGTGGACCACGTCCCCGCCGGACATCGTCACTGGCCCGAAGGCCAGACGCCCACAATTGTTGTACTGAACAACCCGGACCAGTTCCTGGCTGTGTGGTCTGATGAAGACGGTCGCCGCACAGCGGCCTGAGGAAATAGGGAAAACGTATGGACATCTTTGGAACAATTCTGGCCCCGTTCAAGTGGCTAGTGTCCGCGATCATGCTGGGGTTCCACGACGGGCTGAGTTTCATTGGCCTGCCGCCGGAGAACGGCTGGACCTGGACGCTGTCCATCATCGGCTTGGTGCTGGTGATCCGTGCCGCCCTGATCCCTGTCTTCGTGAAGCAGATCAAGGCACAGCGGGGCATGCAGCTGCTTCAGCCTGACCTGAAGAAGATGCAGGCGAAGTACAAGGGCAAGACCGACCAGCTCTCCCGCCAGGCGATGGCGCAGGAACAGATGGCGCTGTACAAGAAGCACGGAACCAACCCGTTCTCCGCTTGTTTGCCCATGCTGATCCAGATGCCGTTCTTCTTCGCGCTGTTCCAGGTGCTTTCCGGTATCACCCAGGCCCGCCAGAGCGGTATCGGCATCGGCGCCCTGAGCCACGACCAGGTGGTGCAGTTCGACGAATCCAGCATCTTCGGCGCACCGCTCTCGGCTTCCTTGCTTCACGGCGGTGGTCTCCCCGGATCCGATCAGACGATCGTGTGGGTCCTCTCCATCGTGATGATCCTGGCCATGACGGCGTCGCAGTTCATCACCCAGAAACAGATCATGGCCAAGAACATGTCCGAAGAGGCGATGGCCAGCCCGTTCATGCGCCAGCAGAAGATGATGCTCTACATCCTGCCGCTCGTTTTCGGTGTGGGTGGCATCAACTTCCCGATTGGTGTGCTCATCTACTGGACCACCACCAACCTTTGGACCATGGGCCAGCAGTTCTTTGTCATCCGCCGCATGCCGACGCCGGGTTCCCCCGCGGCGAGGGCGCTTGCTGAGCGTCGCGCCGCCAAGGGCTTGCCGTCCCACTCCCTCTTGGGCGGTAAGAAGGACGCAGACGTCGCTGCCGAAGTGGCCGCCGTCGAGGTCAAGGCACAGCAGCGCATCCAGCCACAACGTAAGAACAGGAAGAAGAAGTAATGTCTGTTGAAAGCACCGAAGAGGCAACGGCCGCTGCCGCCGGGGAACTGGTAGAAGCCACAGAAGAAACTTCCGAAGAAGGCGCTGCTGCCGGCAGGGGCACTTCCGTGAGCCGCCTCGAGGAAGAGGGCGATATCGCCGCAGACTACCTTGAGGAACTCCTCGACATTGCCGATATCGACGGCGACATCGACATTGAGGTTCGCAACGGCCGCACCTACATCTCCATCGCGGCCGAAGACGACTCCGAGGGGCTTGAGAGCCTGGTAGGCCGCGACGGTGAAGTGCTCGAAGCCCTTCAGGAACTTGCTCGCCTGTCCGTGCTGTCGGCGACCGAGAGCCGTTCCCGCCTGGTGCTCGACATCAACGGTTACCGCAAGGAACGTGCCGGCGATCTGCAGCAGATTGCCGAAGACGCCGTCGCGAAGGTCAAGGAGACCGGCGCCTCTGTTGCGCTTGCACCTATGAGCGCCTACGAGCGCAAGATTGTGCACGATGCTGTTGCGGACCTCGGTTTCGTATCCGAGTCCGAGGGCGAAGGCGCTGGCCGCCACATCGTGGTTTCGGCCGACTAACGGATCATGGTTGAAATCACGGCAGCCGAACTCCAGGCGGCAGAGAAGATCTTCGGTGACCGGCTTGGTCTCGCCCAGCGGTACGTAGAACATTTGGCGACATCAGGAACCGAGCGCGGGCTGATTGGCCCGCGCGAGGTTCCCCGCCTGTGGAGCCGGCACGTTCTCAATTGCGCCGTCATCGAGTCGGCAATAGCCCATGGCAGCCACGTTGCAGACGTCGGTTCGGGTGCCGGGCTTCCCGGCTTGTGCTTGGCGATTGCACGTCCCGATCTTGAACTCACGCTGATCGAACCCCTGGAGCGACGCGTCATTTGGCTTCAGGAAGTGGTGGACGACCTCGGGCTGGGCAATGTCACCGTCATGCGCACCCGGGCAGAGCTCGCAGTGGGAATGGTCGACGCGGACGTCGTCACGGCCAGGGCTGTCTCTGCCCTCTCCAAGCTCGCTGGTTTGACCATTCCCTTGCTTAACGGCAAGGGTGAAGTGGTTGCGATCAAGGGCCGCAGTGCTGCCGAGGAGATTGAGCAAGCTGCGAAAGTCATCCGCAGGCTCGGCGGCGTGGAAACGTCTGTTGTGGTTTGCGGGCAGGAGCTCTTGGAAGAACCCACCACAGTGGTGAGGATCGTCGTTAACAAACAGCGGAAGATCACTTAGTTTCGGCGCTGTGTCCCGCGTGTCCGCAACTGAGCGGTTAAGCTAGAGAACGGCAGCTAGAGCCGAATGAGAGTGAGAGTGTGACAGTGGGCAGTAGCGAAACCTCCACCCAGCGGATCCCGCCATTTATTTCCTTGGGGTCGGCTCGGGCCATGGCTGCACCCTCGGCGTCCTTTGAATCTGCGCTGATGCGCACGAATTCGGTTGCAAACGCCGCTGTTTCACGTGAAACGCTGATTGTCGGACACGACAACGTCATGGACTCCATCGACGACTCCAGCCCCATTGCGCGCCAGCTCGCCAACGAGACCCGACGTCGCGAACGGCTGGTGGGACGCGAGCTTCCCAAGCCGGAGAAAACCCGTATTTTTACCGTGTCCAATCAAAAGGGCGGCGTCGGAAAGACCACCACGACGGTCAACATTGCGGCCGCCTTGGCTTCCGCTGGACTCAATGTCCTGGTGATCGACATCGATCCCCAAGGCAATGCATCTACGGCTCTTGGTATTGAACACCACGCCGACGTCGACAGTATTTACGATGTGCTGATCAACGACCTTCCGCTGCGTGACGTTGTGGCTCCTTGCCCTGATATTCCCAATCTCATCTGCGCGCCGGCAACCATTCACCTCGCGGGCGCTGAGATTGAACTGGTTTCCCTCGTTGCACGCGAGCAGCGCCTGCGCCGCGCAATCGATGTGTATTCGAAAGAACGCGCGAAGAACGGTGAAGCTCGCCTGGACTTCATCTTCATCGACTGCCCGCCCAGCCTGGGCCTGCTGACCGTCAACGCCTTCTGCGCGGCCAGCGAGGTACTCATTCCCATCCAGTGTGAGTACTACGCATTGGAAGGCCTGAGCCAGCTGCTCAAGAACATCGAAATGATCCAGAAGCACCTCAATGCTGATCTGGTCGTTTCCACCATCCTCCTCACTATGTATGACGGCCGCACCAATCTGGCCGCGCAGGTGGCTTCCGAAGTCCGCCAACATTTTCCGGAGCAGGTTCTCGGCGCCGTGGTTCCACGCTCCGTGCGCATCTCGGAAGCTCCGAGCTATCAACAGACGGTGATGACCTACGATCCGTCATCCAGCGGCGCGTTGTCCTACATGGAAGCCGCCGCGGAAATCGCCGAGCGCTAGACTTCCTTAATCACTGCAATATCCTTGGCGGGCTCTATTCTTGCCATTCCACCGGAGGGACATACTAATGAGCGAAAAGCGACGAGGCCTGGGTAGGGGTCTTGGGGCTCTCATTCCCAGCTCCGCTTCGGCTGGTGCATCGGGCAATGGCGTTCCGACGTCCCGCCCAGTGGACCTCTTCTTCCCTGAGGCGCGCAAGGCCCAGGAGACGGTGGATACCCCCGAGGTGCCTGAAACCGAAGTAGCGAAGAGCTCGCCTTCACGAGGCTCTTCGTCCAATAGTACGACGGCGGCAAAGACTCCTGCTGCGAAGTCGCCCGCCTCGAAGGTCACCGCCGATGACGGCGCGACCGCGTCTGAGCGGGCCGAGGCTACCACCGATGACGGTTTTTCTGAGTCGCTTCCCTCGGAATCGCCCGAGGTCCAACTAGTCGAGGTTCCCGGGGCGCGCTTCGCCGAAATCCCTGTCGGGGACATCCATCCCAACCGCAAGCAACCGCGCAGCGTCTTCGATGAGGACGACATGGCGGAGCTGGTTCACTCCGTCAAGGAAATAGGCGTCCTCCAGCCAATTGTTGTACGTACTTCAACCGAAAAGGGTGGAGAACCGTACGAACTGGTGATGGGTGAGCGGCGATGGAGGGCTGTACAGGCCGCCGGGCTCGAAACCATCCCCGCGATTGTTCGCGATACCAACGATGACGACCTCCTGCGCGATGCTTTGCTGGAGAACCTCCACCGCAGCCAACTGAACCCCCTGGAAGAAGCAGCTGCCTACCAGCAACTCCTGGAGGACTTCGGTACCACCCACGAGCAGCTGGCCGATCGGATCGGACGTTCCCGGCCGCAGGTGTCTAACACTCTTCGTCTCCTTAAACTTCCTCCCCTCGTGCAGCGGCGCGTCGCGGCCAGTGTGCTCTCGGCCGGCCACGCACGTGCATTGCTCGCTCTTCCGGACGCAGCCGCGATGGAGCGCCTCGCGCAGAAGATCGTCTCCGAGGGGATGTCCGTACGGGCCACTGAAGAAGCGGTGGCGTTGTACCAGGATCCTACGGTGCCGCCGAAGAACAGTATCCCGCGCCCCAATGCACGCCATGAGCGCCTCGACTATCTTGCTTCTTCTCTTTCCGATCGACTGGACACGAACGTGAAGATCACGCTGGGTGCCCGAAAAGGTCGAGTCAGCATTGAGTTTGCCAGTGTTGAAGATCTGAACCGCATCATGGATGTTTTGTCTCCCGGAGATGAAGGCTAGTCGCTCGATT is part of the Arthrobacter ramosus genome and harbors:
- the yidC gene encoding membrane protein insertase YidC, which encodes MDIFGTILAPFKWLVSAIMLGFHDGLSFIGLPPENGWTWTLSIIGLVLVIRAALIPVFVKQIKAQRGMQLLQPDLKKMQAKYKGKTDQLSRQAMAQEQMALYKKHGTNPFSACLPMLIQMPFFFALFQVLSGITQARQSGIGIGALSHDQVVQFDESSIFGAPLSASLLHGGGLPGSDQTIVWVLSIVMILAMTASQFITQKQIMAKNMSEEAMASPFMRQQKMMLYILPLVFGVGGINFPIGVLIYWTTTNLWTMGQQFFVIRRMPTPGSPAARALAERRAAKGLPSHSLLGGKKDADVAAEVAAVEVKAQQRIQPQRKNRKKK
- the rsmG gene encoding 16S rRNA (guanine(527)-N(7))-methyltransferase RsmG codes for the protein MVEITAAELQAAEKIFGDRLGLAQRYVEHLATSGTERGLIGPREVPRLWSRHVLNCAVIESAIAHGSHVADVGSGAGLPGLCLAIARPDLELTLIEPLERRVIWLQEVVDDLGLGNVTVMRTRAELAVGMVDADVVTARAVSALSKLAGLTIPLLNGKGEVVAIKGRSAAEEIEQAAKVIRRLGGVETSVVVCGQELLEEPTTVVRIVVNKQRKIT
- the dnaA gene encoding chromosomal replication initiator protein DnaA — its product is MTVDEANHANTVGSSWRRVLSLLEQDDRVTPRQRGFVILAQAQGLIGSTLLVAVPNELTREVLQTQVKDALDDALRSVFSDDIRCAIDVDTDLVPIHEEPVPAVELSSANDLAVELKPQPTPPSTSHEFGRLNPKYVFDTFVIGSSNRFAHAAAVAVAEAPAKAYNPLFIYGDSGLGKTHLLHAIGHYARRLYSGIRVRYVNSEEFTNDFINSIRDDEGASFKTTYRNVDVLLIDDIQFLAGKDRTLEEFFHTFNALHNNNKQVVITSDLPPKQLAGFEDRMKSRFEWGLLTDIQPPELETRIAILRKKAQSEGLSAPDDALEYIASKISSNIRELEGALIRVTAFASLNRQPVDVALAEMVLKDLITDDGAQEITADQILKQTAEYFKLSMEELCSKSRTRTLVTARQIAMYLCRELTDMSLPKIGQELGGRDHTTVIHADRKIRELMAERRVIYNQVTELTNRIKQQQRDS
- the yidD gene encoding membrane protein insertion efficiency factor YidD; this encodes MHELNAAVVRFFRVAPGILGKFLWELPRNVLIILLKTYRRIISPLYGQVCRFFPSCSAYALEAVTVHGAVKGSWLAVRRLARCHPWNAGGVDHVPAGHRHWPEGQTPTIVVLNNPDQFLAVWSDEDGRRTAA
- a CDS encoding protein jag — translated: MSVESTEEATAAAAGELVEATEETSEEGAAAGRGTSVSRLEEEGDIAADYLEELLDIADIDGDIDIEVRNGRTYISIAAEDDSEGLESLVGRDGEVLEALQELARLSVLSATESRSRLVLDINGYRKERAGDLQQIAEDAVAKVKETGASVALAPMSAYERKIVHDAVADLGFVSESEGEGAGRHIVVSAD
- the rpmH gene encoding 50S ribosomal protein L34, translated to MSKRTFQPNNRRRAKKHGFRLRMRTRAGRAILAARRGKGRVELSA
- the rnpA gene encoding ribonuclease P protein component, with amino-acid sequence MLAARNRLRTSTDFSTTVRSGVRNGRRNLVLYTASIGAGEPSRIGFIVSKAVGNAVTRNLVKRRLREAGALSLNRHGTGLAVVVRALPAAATASWDQLLTDYNAALAATTKRLGGSSPRVVSPTQGTTTEGTPRA
- a CDS encoding ParA family protein; this encodes MGSSETSTQRIPPFISLGSARAMAAPSASFESALMRTNSVANAAVSRETLIVGHDNVMDSIDDSSPIARQLANETRRRERLVGRELPKPEKTRIFTVSNQKGGVGKTTTTVNIAAALASAGLNVLVIDIDPQGNASTALGIEHHADVDSIYDVLINDLPLRDVVAPCPDIPNLICAPATIHLAGAEIELVSLVAREQRLRRAIDVYSKERAKNGEARLDFIFIDCPPSLGLLTVNAFCAASEVLIPIQCEYYALEGLSQLLKNIEMIQKHLNADLVVSTILLTMYDGRTNLAAQVASEVRQHFPEQVLGAVVPRSVRISEAPSYQQTVMTYDPSSSGALSYMEAAAEIAER
- a CDS encoding ParB/RepB/Spo0J family partition protein; translated protein: MSEKRRGLGRGLGALIPSSASAGASGNGVPTSRPVDLFFPEARKAQETVDTPEVPETEVAKSSPSRGSSSNSTTAAKTPAAKSPASKVTADDGATASERAEATTDDGFSESLPSESPEVQLVEVPGARFAEIPVGDIHPNRKQPRSVFDEDDMAELVHSVKEIGVLQPIVVRTSTEKGGEPYELVMGERRWRAVQAAGLETIPAIVRDTNDDDLLRDALLENLHRSQLNPLEEAAAYQQLLEDFGTTHEQLADRIGRSRPQVSNTLRLLKLPPLVQRRVAASVLSAGHARALLALPDAAAMERLAQKIVSEGMSVRATEEAVALYQDPTVPPKNSIPRPNARHERLDYLASSLSDRLDTNVKITLGARKGRVSIEFASVEDLNRIMDVLSPGDEG